Genomic segment of Meles meles chromosome 17, mMelMel3.1 paternal haplotype, whole genome shotgun sequence:
CCTGACACCTTTCTCACACATCAATCCAATCCCCCCTGCAGAAGGCAATAGCAACAGGAACAGGAGACACCCAGCCTGTGTTTAGACAAGTGTTCAAACTCAGAGCTGAACGCAGGCACCCCACGGTTGACAGAAAATGAGTTCAGCAACGCAGAAATGCAGAGTGTGAAGGTAAGAGGCGCGTCTCTGCTCAGGCTCCACATGCTCTAATCATCCAGATCCGAGACAGCCAGCGTTAGGGGGGAGGTGCGActaataaatttaatttcaggAAAGGTCTTAAGGTATCCCCACACTCGTGAATGCAGCCCAGTGCGTGCATTACCCCACAGAGCGCGTCTCTAACTGCAGGGAAATGCCGCTGCTGGATGTGACAAGTTACTTACTAACATGTGAATATGAGACTCACCACAGAAACGGTTCTAATGTGAGCTTCAATAAAACTGGAAGGAATTTCATGGGTCTCCAAGGCAAGGTGAGAATGTTAAAGCAGagaatttttcttctggaatgtCAGGGTCTGTTACTCTTGTCACTGCCCCGAGGAGAAAGTGATGATGAGTAGGAAGGTAGTTCTGACTGTGTTTCCAGCACGTGTGAGCACCAGCCAAGTTCTCTCTGTTTCAGAGCTCAGGATCTACCTGACACTCAGGTTGCTCTTTTAACACCTCCCTTCAAATTGTTGTCATAGAGCCCAGGTGCCTGCCATCAACAAACTGATAACAATCGACCACCCTCTTACTTGTTATTCCCTCCCAGCTCTTCCCCTTCCGAGCAGCACCTGACGCCTCCTCCGGGGCTAACGTCTGAGGTTAGTAGAAGGCATGGGAGCATGACGATGAAGATGAACGTCAAGTCAGGGAAACTCTGGGCTCTTCACTGCAGCCCTACCACCACATTCTGCACCTCTTCCTGGGTAAAGAATGAATAACAGGATCCACAAAAATTTTTTGAGTTACAAAATACCCAGAAGATGACAGGCCATGTGTCCAACTACCATAGATCCTAGGCAAGAGGATTTTTGCTAATAGCACGGCGAAGAGCATCCTTGACCTCCTTGTTCCTCAGGGTGTACACCACAGGGTTCAGCAGGGGAGTGATGACCGTGTAGGTCACGGAGATCAGCTGATCTTGATCCCTGGTGTTCTCGGACTTGGGCTTGAGGTAGGCAATGGAGGCACAGCCATAGTGGACAATGACCACCGTGAGGTGGGAGGCGCAGGTGGCGAAGGCCTTCTTCCGGCCCTGGGAAGAGCTGATCTTGAGGATGGTGGAGATGATGAGGACGTAGGAGATGAAGACTAGCCCCATGGGGACCACAATAACAAATGAGCTGATGATAAAATTAATTATGTCATGTAGAGTGGTATCCGCACAGGAGAGTTTCATAACTGGGAGAATGTCACAGAAATAATGGGCCACTTCTCTGTCACAAAAGGGCAGCCTAAATACAGAGGAAATCTGAACTATGGCCACAAGCAGTCCAATGCTGAAAGCCCCCCATGCGAGTAGGGCACACACCCTCTTGTTCATGAGGACCATGTACCTCAAGgggttgcagatggccacatagcggtcgtACCCCATGGCTGTGAGCAGAAAGCAGTTGTTGATGGCCAAGGTGAGGAAGAAGAACATCTGGGTGGCGCAGCCGGCCAAGGAGATGGGTTGGCTAAGACCTGTAAGGCTGCAGAGCATCCGTGGTACAATGACCAGGGTGTACACGGTCTCGGAGATGGAGAGAACActaaggaagaagtacatgggtgtgtggaggtgacGAGTGACGCTGATAACTGTCACAATGAGGACATTGCCAGCCAGAGTTAAAAGGTACAATGTAAGAAATATCACAAAGAGAATGATCTTGTGTTCTCGGAAACTGGAAAACCCCTGGAGAATGAATTCACTCACTACTGTGTGGTTCTTGCTCTTCATGGATAAATGCTGGGTCTACACAATGGGGACTCAGGCCTGTCAGTGAGTCAGCACCGGCTCGGGACCAGAAGAAGGGGCAAAAAGGACCTTCTCCAGGAGACATGACCAGTGCATGGGGTCTCCTGTGCTCTGGGAGAGAAAAGGTAAAAGACATGATCAGGAAGCAATGGCATGTATGGAAAATTTTGTATAAAggcacagaagaagaaacagggatGGGATAGGATAGTAGGAAGGACAGCTGGGCTAGTTTTGAAGAGGCTTCCTCATGAGCCAGAACATGGGTGTTTGTAGGCAACTAGagctaaagaaatagaaaatgtattaGTTTGAGAATTTTCTCATAAATTAgagtttcagatttttatttaccCAAAACAAACTGGCCAACTTCTTCCGCTTCATTGAAACCACAATTTTGATCATCTTCTTATAGATTTTACCTTCCGAGTTGCCAAATGGGACAatgctctctgctctgagggggcATGAGAGTTTGCTTTGTTCCTGTTCTATGTGCCAACATCTTTTCATGAACCCTTTTCACAAATCATTCAAATGCTTCAAACCTGAAGGCCCTCCTGACAGTAGTTTTCATCCAGACATTCCCCTTTCTTGGGTACTGGCATTGCCTCCTCTTCCTCAGAGGGCCCTCTCAGGACCAGCAGGGCCCCGTCGATGCGTGTCCTCTGCATGTAGATCAATTACTAAGTGTTGGTTCTCTTGCACTGTGTGTATTTTCGTGTTTTCAGCTGGTGCTTGGAAGTGAATGTTCACAGCTGGTCTGACTCACGACTAGACTCTGAGCTCTCTTTTCTACTTTCTTCATAATAAAAAACTGGGTACCTCTAGGAAAACCAGCTTGCATACCCTCCCTCACCATCTGGGGAATTTCAGAAACCAACAAGCTCTTATTTTAACAACAGTTTAAtactaacaataacaacaataatgaaCAACAAGAATAGTTTCTTGTGGCACTTTTTAGTTTATGAAGAGTGTTTGTATGCATTATTTAACAGCACAACAATCCCATCTGTTTGATAACTATCTTCATCTTGTACCCTAAGACACCTAGGGTTTGGTGGCTTGCCCAAAATTCGTAAGTCATACATCCAGTCTTCTCATTTTAAGGCTGGTGTGAATTGCGTTTGCCACAACTGCCTGAAGAAGTATCGTGACTAcgaaacagaggaaaaaaagaagacactccCCCCCCCGGGTTTTACTGAAGAGAATTAAAGGATTTTCCTTACTCTGGGAATGAGATTACATTGggaaaaatattggaaaaactGGAAAACATTTGGGAAACCAGAAAAATTTTACCATGTTGACCTTGGTAAGTAAATGCAATATAAACATACTAGTGACCATAAGTGTCCATTCTCCTTGGCTTAATACTTCTACTTCCAATtacttattttaaggaaaaaatcagagagatATATGTATAAGAATATACGGATATATGTATAAGAAGTTTTatgatatttataataatgaatacCAAAAACAGTGTAAATAActaatctatatatctatagatctatatcatgggaatatctatatctatatctatatctatatctatatctatatctatatctatatcatggGAACTATGGAGCTCTTAAACATCTAATGTTCTGACACTGAAAAATACGATTGACAGACATGtcctaatttttcaaaattaaaaagaaaggaagaaataaacaataaaaggAAATCCATGGAATGGTACACACACCATTAGAAATGGGTTGGAAATAAATACACTGAAATGCTAATAATATTCTTTTCTGGATAATGAATGGAGAATCTTAAATGGTTTTTCCTTTTGTCCTCTCTATATAATCCAGATTTTCTTAATCCATTTCTCTTCTaaacatagagaaaaataattgttaaattcTTCTTACAATGAGACTCAATAATAAGGTTGCAGAGAGGATCAAGGAGAAAAGGTAAACATAGTGGGTTTGAGCACTCAACAGCCAGATCCAGAGgaaattaatttcagtttttaaagaaggatggtaactagaaaaagaaaacctttctgAACAGTGCTGGAAGTGGCTTGGCATGGGAGACACTCATCTTGGACTCAACATTTAGGAGAGCCCCAAAGAAACTCAGTGATCAAGACGAACAtgattttaatgtaatatttaaaaaaaaatgcaaaattccatgatgaaaaagatattaaaattttaaatagagacAGGCTCCATTCTGCCTATCACCACAATGGAATGCAAGCAGCTGAATGAGGGCAGATTTTGGAATTTCCTTACTAAGAATTttgaagaatagaaaaatataaaatatgttcaaaatatagggggaaatggagagcaaaatatgtgttcattttCCTTTGATATGTGGTAATAGGCTAGTCTTGAAACAACTGCTATTTAGCTGAGATTCATGACGTGTTACTGAACAAGATAAAACCCCAATCTTATGTAACTGGAAAATCAATCCCTACCTCCGCCAAGGGGGATGAGAAGATAAGCaaggatagagaagaaaaaagattgaaTTGAGCTCGTGCCTTCCTCTCCAGCACTCATCAACCCCTCAGGAAAACGAGGACTCATCAAGAGGGCAAAGATCTGATGAATGTTAACACCAGGACAGTAAGGTCATGACACGGAAACAAAATGGCAGCCTACTTCTATGGAATCCATGTCACCAAGAAGAAAAATACTTTACACCACTTGATGTTTTCCTGGATTCTGGATCTTTAGCCAAAAATATCCCTCTACCctgaaagaaaagttaaaatatttctttctagaAAAGTGATAATGATGTTCTGCTTAGACCCGACAAGCAATCCTGGGCAAGGAGTTAATCTTACTCATTTCATTATTCAAGTCTTTCCAATGGGAAGCAAGCTAGGAAAGCCCATGTGCTTGGTGGTGTTAAGTCCTTTAATATAATGGAATCACAGGACCTTAGCACTAGGAggtaattttaaaagcaaacattcCTCAAAAATAGTCCCCTAAATTCTGCTTCAGTCCTTCCAATGGTTGGAAATTCATTATCTTACAAGTTAGCATCCcctcctttgtttgttttttttttttttttgaagaaaccaagtttacttaaaaaataaaatgagggggcgcctgggtggctcagtgggttaagctgctgcctttggctcgggtcatgatctcagggacctgggatcgagtcccacatcaggctctctgcttggcagggagcctgcttccctctccctctctctgcctgcctctctgcctacttgtgatctctctctgtcaaataaataaataaaatctttaaaaaaaataaaatgaggactttatattataaaaatgcttTCAGGGAAAAACAGTCATCTgtacaaaagggaaataaaataaataaataaaataaaataaatgggaaagtGAATTTTCTCTTCCTATGCTTTGCATTCTCTGGTCCGGGGGTAAACATGACTcatgtctttatgtctttttaaattttctgtctaGAAATTTTCTCAGTACAATTATGCATATTTCCATATCATTTCAATGTTACACAAATGAAACTGTACATACCAAATCACAAGTAGCTTTTTTCACTTACTAACATATCTTGG
This window contains:
- the LOC123928363 gene encoding olfactory receptor 10J1-like, which translates into the protein MKSKNHTVVSEFILQGFSSFREHKIILFVIFLTLYLLTLAGNVLIVTVISVTRHLHTPMYFFLSVLSISETVYTLVIVPRMLCSLTGLSQPISLAGCATQMFFFLTLAINNCFLLTAMGYDRYVAICNPLRYMVLMNKRVCALLAWGAFSIGLLVAIVQISSVFRLPFCDREVAHYFCDILPVMKLSCADTTLHDIINFIISSFVIVVPMGLVFISYVLIISTILKISSSQGRKKAFATCASHLTVVIVHYGCASIAYLKPKSENTRDQDQLISVTYTVITPLLNPVVYTLRNKEVKDALRRAISKNPLA